Within the Pseudostreptobacillus hongkongensis genome, the region CGGAAATTTGAAAAAAATAACCATATAAAAATACTCTCAAAGTCTTATGAATAGTATATTTTTTATGTCAAGTTTTCTAATATTTTTACTTGACTAACTCTGTATAATATGGTATAATGTCTACGTAAATAGACTATTAAAAAGGAGTTCTAATATGTATCTTGAAAAAATAACTAGAAATGGTAAAACTTTTTTGTATAAAACTGAAGGTGTGTATGATAAAATTACTAAAAAACAAAAGAAAGTTCGTATTACCATCGGTTCTTTAGATAAACTTAAACTTATCTATGATGACCCTATAGAACATTTTAAAAATGAAATTGAACTTGAAAATAAACAAAGAGAATTAGAACATAATAAATCATATACTTTTACTTTCTCTAAAACTAAAATTAATTATGATAATATAAGAAACAATAATAATATCTTTAATCTTGGTTGTATATACCTTGAGAAAATATACTACTCTTTAGGTCTTGATAAAGTTATTAATAAAATGAAATATCATGAAAAGGCTTCTGTTAAACTTGAACATATTCTTAAATTATTAATATATAATAGAATTATGAACCCTAAATCTAAACTTAATGATTTTAAACTTAAAGATAATTATCCTATTAATCTTAAACTTGAACTTCATGATATATACAAAGCTTTAGATGTTTTCTTTAAGTATAAAGATGATTTCTTATCTTCTATCAAAGATAATATTTCTTCTTTAATTAATTATGATCTTTCTAAAACTCATTTTGATGTTACTAACTTTTATCTTTATACTGATGAAGATAATGAAAGAGATTTACCTAAAAAAGGTTACTCTAAAGAAAATGTTCAAAACCCTATTATTCAATTAGGACTTTTAACTGATAATAATGGTCTTCCTATTGATTACAAGCTTTTTAGTGGTAATACTCCTGATGTTGCTACATATATTGATTTTATCAATGAAGTTAAAAAAACTCACTCTATTAGAAAAAGTATTATCATTGCTGATGCTGGTCTTGTTTCTAATGATAATATTATTAAAACCATTTTATCTGGTTCTGGATATATATTTAAACATTCTTTACTTAGACTTAACAAAGATGATTACAATATGTTCCTTTCTAATATTAAACCTTTTATAGATGAAATTCTTGAAGATAATCCCAATATTAATGGAGTATATAAAAGTATTCATGTTGAAGTTGATAGAACAGTTATTGATATATATGGCAAAAAGGTTAAAGTTCCTTTAACACAAAAATTTCTTTTTACTTACTCTAGAAGTTATGATAAAAGATCAAAATATATTAGAGAAGAAGAATTAGTTAATGCTGATAAATATATTAAAAATCCTGAAAAACTTAATAAGTATTTATCTAAAGTTGCTTCTAGTTTAATTAATACTAAAATTAAGCATAATGATGTTAATATTAATGATAAGAAGTTAAAAAAATATGAAGAAATATCTGGGTATTCACTTATCATTAGTAGTGAATATGATATGGATGATTTAGATATACTTAAAGCATATAAAGAGCAATATAGGATAGAAGAAAGTTTTAGAGTTATGAAATCTACTATTAAGACTAGACCTATTTATTTAAGTAATGAATATAGAATACAAAGTCATTTTTTAATTTGTTTTTTAGCACTATTATTTATTAGAATATTACAAATTAAATTAAATAGAATTTATTCTGTTGATGAGATTGTTAATGGAGTTAAGGATTTAGAGATATTTAAGCATACGGGATCTAATATGTTTGAAATTAATGGCTTAAGTGAAATCCATAAATATTTAAACAATATATTAGATGTTGACATTCCTACTTATGAATATACTGGAAAAGAATTAGTAAATTTATTTTCAAAATGTAAGAAAATTTAAAAGTTGGCATGTGATTTTTTGAAAAATTTTAGGCTGTAAAACC harbors:
- a CDS encoding IS1634 family transposase → MYLEKITRNGKTFLYKTEGVYDKITKKQKKVRITIGSLDKLKLIYDDPIEHFKNEIELENKQRELEHNKSYTFTFSKTKINYDNIRNNNNIFNLGCIYLEKIYYSLGLDKVINKMKYHEKASVKLEHILKLLIYNRIMNPKSKLNDFKLKDNYPINLKLELHDIYKALDVFFKYKDDFLSSIKDNISSLINYDLSKTHFDVTNFYLYTDEDNERDLPKKGYSKENVQNPIIQLGLLTDNNGLPIDYKLFSGNTPDVATYIDFINEVKKTHSIRKSIIIADAGLVSNDNIIKTILSGSGYIFKHSLLRLNKDDYNMFLSNIKPFIDEILEDNPNINGVYKSIHVEVDRTVIDIYGKKVKVPLTQKFLFTYSRSYDKRSKYIREEELVNADKYIKNPEKLNKYLSKVASSLINTKIKHNDVNINDKKLKKYEEISGYSLIISSEYDMDDLDILKAYKEQYRIEESFRVMKSTIKTRPIYLSNEYRIQSHFLICFLALLFIRILQIKLNRIYSVDEIVNGVKDLEIFKHTGSNMFEINGLSEIHKYLNNILDVDIPTYEYTGKELVNLFSKCKKI